Below is a window of Picosynechococcus sp. PCC 7002 DNA.
TGTAATTTCTGCTTTTGGTCGAGATTTTGCTAAATTAGGTAAAGTGCCACGAGAATTTCATCGTTTTCTTATTGATGCCCAGTCTCTTCGACAGACAGGTGACTATGGAAAGTTCCAGGCAATTTCTGCATACCAAGCGAATCAACAAATTGAAAATGCTACAAAATTTCTTACTTTTGCTAGGGATTATTTCAAAGAATTTTAAGAATTATGTTGCCTAGAAAGTGATCGCCAAAGAGACTTTTACACTGCAACTATCGTCTTTTAACAAAAGTGAGTTCCGTTCGCTGTGAAACCCCATTATTTTCTTTCTTCATTCCTGCTCTGTAGCTGTTTTTCTGTCTTCCCGGCGGCTCTAGCTGAATCAGAATCCAAAAATCAATATACCCAAACCGTCACTCGCACTGTTCTAGCTGAAGGGTTGCCGGAAGCGGCCCCCAATCAAATTTTGGAGTTGGTGCGTTATGAAATTCCTCCCTTTGCGACCCTGCCGCCCCACATCCATCCTGGCTTGCAAATCGCCCGGGTGGAATTTGGCTTGTTGACCTATGCGGTCATCGAAGGCACGGCACTCATCACCCGCACGGATGGCACAAAAGAAACCTTAACTGCGGGACAAAAAACCCTCCTCAAACCAGGGGATGCGGTAACAGAATCCGAGGGAATGGTACATTTTGGCCAAAATGAAACCCCTGACCCAGTTATTTTGCTCGCCACTTCTCTGTTGACCGTCGGGGAACCGAAAGCAATTCTCATTGAGGAATAGTTAATTGAGAGGATAGTGGGTTTCTAAATAAGCTAAAGCAGAGGGGCGATCGCCAATGTTTTGGTCGAGGGTTTGTTTGAGGAGATCTGATAAAATATCGCGAAATTGTGGCCCTGGCTTATAACCTAATTCTTTTAAATCAAAACCATTAAGGGGTGCTTGGATAAATTGCCAGCGGCGGAGATAATGCCATAAATCGTGACGCATTTTTTTCGGGCTGATGGCGGCTAGCAAGATAATTTCTGGCAAGGATAAATGCTTAAGGGCAAAGACTTTTTCACTCAGTTTTGTGGCCTGGAAAAGTTTGGGCAAAATTTGCGCTTCATGCTGGGAAATTGCTTCTAACCGTTGCAAACTATCCTTTGGTAATTGCAGGCGATCGCCCACCTTTAGGCGCTCTTCGGTGGTCAAATTCAGTAGTAATCCTTCCAGACGAAGCAGCCAATGCTCCAACTCATAATCGGGGTCATGATAGCGCAGCCAACGATCCACACAGCGAATTTGCCACCAAACCGCATCTGTTAAAGCCAGATTTTTATGGATGCATTTCAACGCGCCCAGATCGTCCAACAATTGCAATGCGGGCTTCCAATATTTTGCCGTTAAAAGATATTTTAATTCTGCCCGTAATCGCGTCGTGAGTGCTGGGGCCTGGGGTTTTTCGTGGTGCAATTTGTCGTAAATGCCAGAGGCGATCGCATAGCGAATATATTCCTCCGTCTGCACTTCTAGCTGAAAATTTAACCGCACCGCAAACCGCACCGCCCGATAGATGCGCGTCGGGTCTTCGATGAAACTGTTGGCATGGAGCACCCGAATTTGCCGTTTTTTGAGATCCCAGAGTCCCCCAAAAAAGTCCAGCAATTCCCCCGACCGGGGTTCCGTCAGGCGCAAACAGAGGGCATTGATCGAAAAATCGCGCCGATACAAATCCTGTCGAATCGAACTCGCTTCCACCTCCGGATTCGCCGCTGGATAGGGATAAAATTCCGTTCGGGCCGTGGCAATGTCCAGCCATAGGGAACCCAACACCGGATCTTTATGCCACAAAATCGCCGCCGTTTGGAATTCCCCATGCACCGATAACCGCGCGTTCGGTTGGCGATCGCAAATGTAATTTGCCAGCGTTACCCCGGCCCCCACATCCGCCGCCGTATGGAAACCATCCACCACCAGATCAATATCCTGCAACAGCAATTCTTCATCGGAATCTGAGAGCAACACATCCCGCACCGCCCCACCGACGAGGTACAAATGCCAGCCCCGTTTTTCGGCTTCCGTTGCCACCCCCTGCAATAACTGCCACAGGGAAGGGGCCAGCCGTTCCGCAAAAATTTCCCGCAAAGGATAGCGATTTTTGTCATCCTTGGGAGTGGGTAACAGATCAAGAGACTGCTCGTCCTGGTGATGTTGTCGCAAAACATCCGTCCGCGTCACAATGCCCAAAAGTTGATCACCCTCGATCACTGGTAATCGCCCCACATCGTCCGTCACCATAATCGTTTCAATGTCGCGCATGGTCGTGTCCGGCTGGATCGTGCGCACCTCTCGACTCATATAACCCTTAACGGGGGCATGGTGAAAGCCATGGTGAATCGCCAAATCTAGATCCCGCCGCGAAATGACCCCAACCAGTTGTTGCCGATCATCCACCACCACTAATCCGGAATGGCCGTAGCGAAACAACACCCGCTGGGCTTCCTCGATGGAAGTTTGGGGCAAAATCGTGCGCACAGGGGCCGTCATTAAATCTCGGGCGGTTAGGGCAGGGGGCACCTGGGCAATGAATTCGGCATAAATTTTGTGTAACATTGCCTCTGGTTTGTTGAGGCGCAAGCTTAGGGATGCGGCTTGATCGTGACCACCACCACCATAGGGCGTAAACAGTCGATTGAGACTTGTCCCCACAATCCGCGATCGCCCAATGATCACCATTTTTCCTTCCGCATCGGTCTGATGATAAAAATGCCCCAGTAACAGCGCATCGAGGTCGGTCATTTGCATCATCTGCTCGACGAGATTCGATAGTCCCGGCACAAAACTCGCTGTTTTTAACAAGACTCGCGCTACCCGATGGCCATCAACATTTTCCCGCTCCAGGTTGGCGATCGCCTCCGAAAATAAATGCTGCACCTGGGGCGAAAAACCGGGTTCAGCATACTCCGCAATAATTTTCACCATGGCTCCCTGACCCATTAGCCACGTTAAAGCCTGGGCATCCCGTACCGTTGTTTGGTCAAAGGTGAGTGACCCGGTATCCACA
It encodes the following:
- a CDS encoding HEPN domain-containing protein, whose translation is MNCQQQNLMSKATESLEAAKLLRDNQYFDYSVSRAYYTMFYLAEAFLEGEAKTFSSHTAVISAFGRDFAKLGKVPREFHRFLIDAQSLRQTGDYGKFQAISAYQANQQIENATKFLTFARDYFKEF
- a CDS encoding cupin domain-containing protein is translated as MKPHYFLSSFLLCSCFSVFPAALAESESKNQYTQTVTRTVLAEGLPEAAPNQILELVRYEIPPFATLPPHIHPGLQIARVEFGLLTYAVIEGTALITRTDGTKETLTAGQKTLLKPGDAVTESEGMVHFGQNETPDPVILLATSLLTVGEPKAILIEE
- a CDS encoding CBS domain-containing protein, yielding MDVILCHQTVDFDALGAAIGLAYLRVGARVVLTGGAHPGVKRFLALYRGEFPFIEMRSVHPEQLRTIMVVDNQQRQRLGKAQEWLDRPQVKQIEVYDHHLDQERDIPATYVEIEDVGATTTIIAEKLQARGVELDPYTATVMALGIHVDTGSLTFDQTTVRDAQALTWLMGQGAMVKIIAEYAEPGFSPQVQHLFSEAIANLERENVDGHRVARVLLKTASFVPGLSNLVEQMMQMTDLDALLLGHFYHQTDAEGKMVIIGRSRIVGTSLNRLFTPYGGGGHDQAASLSLRLNKPEAMLHKIYAEFIAQVPPALTARDLMTAPVRTILPQTSIEEAQRVLFRYGHSGLVVVDDRQQLVGVISRRDLDLAIHHGFHHAPVKGYMSREVRTIQPDTTMRDIETIMVTDDVGRLPVIEGDQLLGIVTRTDVLRQHHQDEQSLDLLPTPKDDKNRYPLREIFAERLAPSLWQLLQGVATEAEKRGWHLYLVGGAVRDVLLSDSDEELLLQDIDLVVDGFHTAADVGAGVTLANYICDRQPNARLSVHGEFQTAAILWHKDPVLGSLWLDIATARTEFYPYPAANPEVEASSIRQDLYRRDFSINALCLRLTEPRSGELLDFFGGLWDLKKRQIRVLHANSFIEDPTRIYRAVRFAVRLNFQLEVQTEEYIRYAIASGIYDKLHHEKPQAPALTTRLRAELKYLLTAKYWKPALQLLDDLGALKCIHKNLALTDAVWWQIRCVDRWLRYHDPDYELEHWLLRLEGLLLNLTTEERLKVGDRLQLPKDSLQRLEAISQHEAQILPKLFQATKLSEKVFALKHLSLPEIILLAAISPKKMRHDLWHYLRRWQFIQAPLNGFDLKELGYKPGPQFRDILSDLLKQTLDQNIGDRPSALAYLETHYPLN